The following proteins are co-located in the Hevea brasiliensis isolate MT/VB/25A 57/8 chromosome 11, ASM3005281v1, whole genome shotgun sequence genome:
- the LOC110666069 gene encoding calcium-binding protein PBP1-like: MASRSGVVFEDFFPAMVEKLGTDGFMKELCNGFRLLMDEKKGVITFESLKRNANLLGLQDMSDDEVMCMLREGDLDGDGALNEMEFCTLMFRLSPGLMRSSRKWLVEALVSEM; encoded by the coding sequence atggcgtcgCGAAGTGGGGttgtttttgaagatttctttccaGCCATGGTGGAGAAACTGGGTACTGATGGGTTTATGAAGGAGCTGTGCAATGGGTTTCGGTTGTTGATGGATGAGAAGAAGGGGGTGATCACTTTTGAGAGCTTGAAGAGGAATGCCAACCTGCTTGGGTTGCAAGATATGAGCGATGATGAagtaatgtgtatgttgagagaaGGAGATTTAGATGGAGATGGAGCTTTGAATGAGATGGAATTTTGTACCCTCATGTTCAGGTTGAGTCCTGGCTTGATGAGGAGTTCTAGAAAATGGCTTGTAGAAGCTCTTGTTAGTGAAATGTAG